Genomic segment of Pongo pygmaeus isolate AG05252 chromosome 1, NHGRI_mPonPyg2-v2.0_pri, whole genome shotgun sequence:
acattcaatgttattattgataagtaaggacttactcctgccattttgtgatttgttttctgTCTGGTTTGTGACCTTCCctttcttctgtctttccttcctgtcttccttttagtgaaagcgattttctctggtgatagaatttagtttcttgcttttcatttttgtgtatgtgtgtatccattgtatgttttttggcttgaggttaccatgaggcttgcaaatactattttataGTCCGTTAATTTAActtgataacaacttaacactgtttgcataaacaaggaaacaaaaagcaagcaaaaaaaaactaataaagacTCTATGCCTTAACTTTGTTCCcacactttttaactttttgttgttactatttatatcttattgtactgtctgtGTCTCGAAAACTTGTTCCACTCCTCAAGTGGAAGttactatttttcataatttttcattgtttagtctttctacttaagataaaagtagtttacataccacagttacagtgttataatattctgtatttttctgtgcacttactattaccagtgagttttgtactttcAAATGATTCCTtactgctcattaacatccttttctttctgattaaagCACTCCCTTTAACATCTCTTgcaggacaggtctggtgttgatgaaatctctcagcttttgtttgtcttggaaagccttatttctttttcatgtttgaagGCTATTTTCACTAGATCTGATATTCTACAgtaaaagttttttccttcagcactttaaataggTCATGATGCCACTCTCTCTTGGCCTacaaggtttccactgaaaagtctgctgccagatgtattgaagCTACGGTGTacgttgtttcttttttcttcctgcttttaggatcctttctttatctttgacttttgggagtttgattattaaatgccttgaggtagtctccTTTGAGTTAAatttgcttggtgttctataaacTTCTTGTAGttcaatattaatatatttctctGGGCTtgagaagttctctgttattattcctTTCAATAAATTTTCTACCCCTACCCCTCtacttcctctttaaggccaataactcttagatttgcccttttgaagttattttctagatcctgtagtcgtgcttcattgttttttattactttttcttttgtctcctcttgctctgtattttcaaatagcctgtcttctgCTTGCtgaattctgctattaaaaaactctgatgtggccgggcgcagtggctcacgcctgtaatcccagcactttgggaagctgaggcgggcagatcagaggtcaggagattgagaccatcctggctaacatggtgaaaccccgtctctactaaaaatacaaaaacaaaattagccggacgcagtggcgggtgcctgtagtcccagctactggggaggctgaggtgggagaatggtgtgaacccgggaggcggagcttgcagtgagccaagatcgcccactgcactccagcctgggcgacagagcgagactctgtcaaaaaaaaaaaaaaaaaaaaacacacacacacacacacaaaactgatgtgttcttcagtatgccaattgcatttttcagctccagaatttctgctttatttttctcattatttcaacctctttgttaaatttatctgatagaattctgaattccttctctgtgtgatcttgaatttctttgggttttctcaatgcagctattttgaattctcttcctgaaaggtcacatatctctgtttctccaggatgggttggtccctggtgccttatttatttCACTAGGTGAGGTAATATTTTCCTAGATTATCTTGATGCTTATAGATGTTTGTCTGTGTCTAGGCATTTAGCTATTAATTGTAAGAGGTATTGtaatcttcacagtctgggcttgtttgtacctgtccttcttaggaaggctttccagatgtTCAAAAGgacttgagtgttgtgatctaagctctatctgctttagggggcaccccaagcccagtaacactgtgattcttgcagacttgtagaggtaccaccttgacaatcttggacaagatccagaagaattctctggattaccagccAAAGATTCCTGTTtccttcccttactttctcccaaacagtctatctctctgttttgagACACCTGGAGCTcagggtggagtgacacaagcacccctgtggccaccaaggactgtgctgggtcagacctgaagccagcacagcactgggtctcacccaaggccttcTGTAACCATTGCCTAGCTACTGCCTACgtttgctcaaggccctggggcccTACAATCAACAGgtagcaaagccagccaggcctgtgttaTTCTTATCAGGGTAACAAGTTCCCCCAGGCCCCCAGAGGTGCTATCTGGGAGTCAGAGACTAGAGTCTTCTTATCAGGGTGACAAGTTCCCCCAGGCCCCCAGAGGTGCTATCTGGGAGTCAgagactagagtcaaaaacctcaGGAGTCTACCCTGTGTTCTGTTCTCTATTGTACTGCacctgagctggcactcaaatcaCAAGATGTAGACTTTCCCACtctttccacccctttccaaaggcaggaGAGCCTCATCGGATAGCTACCGCCACTTCAGGCCCACAGAGAATACTGCCACACTACTGTCAGTGttcccaagggctcttcagtcagcttgcgGTGAATGCTTctaggcctgggactcacccttcagggctgTGGGCTCCACTGTGCCCCAGGGCAGgttcagaaatgccatccaagagccaagttGTAGAATCAGGGACCCCAGGAGCCCAGTTGGTGCTGTACCCCATTGTGtccaagctggtacctaaggtgcaaaaCAAAGTCCCCTTTATGTTTCCCTCCACTTTTCCCAAGCAGAAGAAGTCTCACCCCATAGCTACCATAGTtaggaatgtgctgagtctcatctgaagccagcaagtctcagagtctcacccaaggcacTCGACATAGTACCTGGATATCattgctggttattcagggcccaagggctcttcagttagccagtgatgaatcctgccaaaactgtgttcttcccttcaaggcaactggttcccttctggcccagggggTGCCTAGAAATGTCAagtgggagctagggcctggaaagggGGCCTCATGACTGACCAGTGCCCTATCCTTCTGTggttgagctggtatccaagatataagacaaagtcctccctaCTCTTTTGTCTCcactcctcaagtggaaggaaggagtcTCATTATTTTGAAccatgagctgtgcagcctggggttagagGAGGGGTAATGCTGGTACCACTTTAGCTGCCTTGGTTGGTGTCTCAGTATATTGTGTGCATTCACACCCTAGTCTGCTGGCTCTGGGCCCAGTTCAACACTAGCACttgcctaggagttgcagtccttgtgacCTAGACTgaatttcaagtttatttagaaccccagTGCACTTTAGCCCACAGTGGTAAGGCTTGCagaaactcaagttctgactgTTGGGGTCAGTGACTCCCCTCTGGGTAGGGCTGGTTTAAATCTCCCTCCACGGGTGGGCATCAGGTGAATGTGTTCCAGTTTTGCTTTCTCCTATAACAAGGACAGTACTGATTTTAATACCTCACAATTGCtgcactctccctctccccagcacACAAAACTGCTCTCTGTACCACACTGCCactgctgggggttggggacagGGTGGCATCAGCGATTCAAGACAGTTTTTCCTACCTCTTCAGTGCCTTTTTCAGCAGTATGAAGTTTCAGCAGTATGAACATGTGTGGCTATTAACAATTTGCTCTGGAAGATGGAAGGAGGATAGAGCATCCCCAGGAGGAGCCCAGGCCTCAGCTGGGCCGGGAACATTGCGTGACACACTCAGAAGTTGGCCTCTGCTCCTTTGCTCTGTGTAGGTCCATAAATTCATGTGTAACTTCAGAAGCTTGTGGCTAGTTAGTCCAAGCCCCTTTTGGTGCATCTGGGTTTAGTTATCTGCATTGCTGGCATTCGACGTGGTAACCTGCGTCCTAGGTTATACAGTCTTGTCCAGGGTAAAATGAACTCCCCTAGCAGCAAAAGGAGAGGGCACCAAAGCCAGGAAGATGGGGCCTGGATTCATTTTCTGGATCTGCCATCCTAAAGCTATGTGGACTTGGGCAAGCTCCCCCACCTCCCTGAGCCTAAGATGCCTTCACTGACCGTGTGAGGATAAGAACTCCAACCCCCTTGGCTTCCTCTGAGGCTTGAATGAGGTCCTATGTGTAAAGTACCTGTCATGGCCCTGGTGCATGACATAGGTTCCCTCCCCTTGCACCTTAGCAGTGGAAGTGAGCTCCAGAATTTTCAAGGGTACCTACTAGGGGCTGACAGAGGACTCAGCATGGTTTGGGAGATAATGTTACTATTGGGTTCTTAGCATTTATTTCTTAAGCACCAGCTCTgtgaagaaaaacacacaaacacacacacacacgcacacacaccccactaTGCCAGACCTACTGCGAACTCAAAAAGCATTGGGACATATTCTTCAAgtctgaaaaaagagaaaggaaaagtagaTGAGGAAAGGAAGCAAACAAGAGACCTAGGAGAATTTTAAGCAAGATACTAAAGATACACCCTTTCACTCAGAAAGGGTGAGCTCTTCTTCAATtatcttcctcctgctcctcctcctctcctactAGTACTTCTACTACCATTGATGATAACAATATTTCCTACAGGTGCAGGTCATTATGCCAGTAAATCACCTTCTCTTGTGGGCTTCTTGTCACATGAGCAAGATGCACAAGCCACAAACCATCATGATGGAGGGCTCAGGCTTTGGAGTAGGACACCCGGAGTTTGAATCTCAGTTCTACAACTAGAAACACGGCCTTAGGTGTATAGTCAAACCTCACTAATCtccagacaattttttttttgagacagagtctagctctgtcacccaggctggagtgcagtggagcaatctcggctcactgcaacctctgccacccgagttcaagcaattctcttgcctcagcctccccagtagctgggattataggcgcccgccaccatgcctggctagtttttctatttttagtagagacagagtttcaccgtgttgaccaggctggtctcgaactcctgacctagtgatccgcccacctcggcctcccaaagtgcagactTCTTCACATTATAATTATAATCTTACCTTAGAGAACTATCGTGAGGAGTAAAGGAGGAGCCATAAGTTCTCACcttggtgcctggcacatgatgAACTCAACATATGTACATTATTGTGGACATTATAGTTCATTCTGGAATGCGGCTGCCTGAATTGGAAGCCCAGCTCTTCTACTTATGCAATGTGTGGCCtagggtaagttacttaacctctctgtgcctagtTTCCTTCTTAGGGTTTAATTATCAGTACCGCTAACAATCAATGAGGTggcctttttcattttatttcattctaaaaACCCTAcaataggattgttgtgagaattaaatgaaatatatatatatgtacttatattaTATTACAAGAAGTATATTTCTTAGACTATCGGCTGGCATATAGGAAGCACTATACACATGTTTATGGTTATTcacatttcttgaataaataatcTGGGTGAATTGTGAATTtagcacctactaagtgccaggcagtGAACAAACTAAACCATCCCTAtactcatgaagcttacattcaTGTGGAGAAACAGCTAATAAACAAAATAGGGTGCTAGATAAACAGGAAAGGGGTACAAGGTGTGCTGAAGGTGGAAATGGGGGGTTATCCTCCAATAGGAGACCTTTGGAGTGAAGGTCTGAAAGACGTGGAGGTGCAAGCCATGCAGGTGTCCAGAGGAAGCACATCCCAGGGCAGTGATAAAAGGTCAGAAATGCTATAACTGCCATCACCCAGCCTGCTCAGGGTGGGTGCCCATCCAAGGTCACTTTGGAAAGGTTAGGTCCTCAGCAAACAACCCTACTCCCTAATAGCCTATGAATCCCATTAACGCATAATGTGTGGagggtttgttttattttttaaccctaCCTCAGTTTATGAGTGTGCATGTACACAAAGTGCATACACTGTATGGTGAGAACATGCCTGGTGTGTTTGAGAAACACAGAGCAAACCACTATGGCTGGGTCAGAGTGAGCCCGGGGAAGGAGCAGGGACACAGCTGGGGGAAACAGCCaggaggggtgtgtgtgcagATATTAGGGTTGTCAAAGGCCTCATAATGACTCCAGCTTTTAAATGATTATATagaggcaggtgtggtggctcatgtctgtaatgccagcactttgggaggccgaggagggaggattgattgagctaggagtttgagactacagtgagctacgatcatgccactgtgctccagcctgggtgacagagtgagtccctgtcttcataaataaataaataatcatatggAGCAGGTAGTACAGAAGGGTCAGTATCCACACTACCAACAACTAAGGACCAAAGAAATGTACTGACCTGCCCTGGGAAATTCATGGCAGGAGATGCCTTAGAACCAGAAGGTGGCCCCTGAATTGGCAGTCTTTATATTGTACCTTGCTGTCTCCCACCCTGCTGAGGTCATGAGGGACCTTTTCCTTACTTGATGCTCACAGCAACACTACAGGACTGGTGTTAATATCTCCACTTTACGATAGAGGACACTGAGTCTTAGAAACATTAAGTGCTTTGTTCAAAGTCACATAGGATTGGAACCAGATCAGTTGGACTTCAGAGGTCTTGTTCTTTCCATTAAAGCATGTGATATGAAATCTGAAAGATACGCATTTGTGCTCTGAATCATCTATGCAGTGTCCATCTAGATGTTGGTACCCTTTTTGGCCTCTCTACCCAGTGGCCGCTCTACTTACTTGTGTCTGTGCTTGTTCAGCTTTGTCACCATGACTACCATCCCTCTGTCAGAAACACCCTGTCCTCAGTCTTGACTGACTCTCCCTGAATGAAAAGATCCCTCCATTCATAGGTAAAATACGGAATTTATTCAGAAAAAACAGTCAGTACAATGTGTACTACAGGATATCACTCAGCTGACATCACAGACATGGACTATATAAATTCACAATAAATTAGAGGGGAGGCAGCCCTTGACTCCCAGGATGGCCTGCAGGCCCTTTCAGCAGATAGAGTTTATTATAAATACCACAGTAGACTTTTTGGCCATTTTCAAGTGGAATCAGACAGCCTGAGGCCAGCCAGTGGAACTTTCAGCTGCAAGGGGCCTTCCTCATCTCCTTCCCCTTCAAGATGGGCTGTCTCCCACAGTAAACCGCATAGGGGGTGTTCATCCCTGGATCACTACACAGGTTCCTTGTCATCAGGCTGAGGACGTTACTTCATGATTCTTATCAATCCAGGCTAGAAAGACGTCGAGCTCTCCCAGGGATTTAATGGCAGCAGCGCGGACCTCCAGCTGAAATCAGAGATCATTGTAAGAACCCACCTTTCTAGACTGTGTAATGGTTTTCCAGTCACTTTCTTCATATGCTGGTTCCcacaaggttttgtttttgtttttgttttttgtcacgAAATATATTTGCATAACATACAGACTCAATATTATTTTCCTCGCAGGCAAccaatttttttccccacaagcAAGCAGTTAAATCATGTCAGCTCCTTATAAACAGAACTTTaaaattcttcattcttttccctcaagtttttttttttcctctgtttttcacaggaaaaaaaatctgccttACTGGCCAGTTCTGCTGATTTTCTTCTCCACATCAGCTTGCTTTAGTGCTTCTGTTATCCCAGAACATCTTTGTCCCTGGGGTGCTGGACAGTGGGTAGGGAGAGCATGTTGTCCTCATTTGACATATTAGAGCACTAAAGCCCCTAGAGCAAGTGTCCTACCCAATGTCACACAGCCAGTTAGTAACAGAGCTGGAAATGAAACCCAAGTCTCCTGCCTTATTCCACCTCCTTCCTCGGCAGACTGAGTTCATGCTTTTAGCACATCCTGTAGAGCCAGCCAGCATGGAATTGAATCCTACCTCTGCCATGCAGTTGCAGTGTGAACTTAGTTTAGTTACTTCACCTGCtcgagcctcagtttcttaatgTATCCAATGCAGATAATGACTCATAGCATTGTTGGGAAGGACAAATGTGTGTTAATACTTGTGTGCCTAGAACGATACCTGGCTTATAGTAAGAATCATGTAACTCTTAGCTATTTCTATAACATTATCTTACAGAGCCTCTCCACAAAGAAGCAGAGCCCATAACAGACTCCCTAACTCTTGCTATTCAAAGCACTGGTATCATTTGACAGTGTGATCTAAATGCAGAAACTCAGGCTCACCCCAGCCGTGCTgagccagaatctgcattttaacaagatcttgAACTGATGCTCATGAGAAACACTGCTTCTTCCTCTACATCCACGTGAGATGTGCATTTTACACCAACATTAACGTGAGAAGTACCGTGTCTTCATCACTACACACAATACAGTGGGGCAGGTAGTGATCGCAGTGACAGCGTGCAGGTAACACGTTTCAGGcgtaacagctcacatttcatggGGGATCTTTGCTCTCTCTGTGTCATCCCATCTTAAGCAGTGGGTGCTTTCCCCAAATCATACAGGTCAGGCTTGATATATGAGGGTATGAGAAAATGGTGGAGGAATGATGGAGATGGGGAGCCCAAGAGATTAGCAAATGAGGTAAGATCAAAACTCTCTTTACAGACACAGAGAATTGAGGCCTGCCCACAATGACTGCTTATAGAGTGAATGCATGAATTTAAGTGGAGAGGAGGCTGAAGAGCTGGCACCCTCCTGATCTACCTCTCATCTTTCACCTTCCCCAACCTCTTCCCAGATCTTACCTGATCATAGTTGTCGTGGATGACTCTGGTGACATTGGTGGCTTCCTGCCTGCAGTGACACTGCCTCTGTTCCTGCTGTGATAAAGTGGAGGAAGCTCCTATCAGAGGACATTTCCAGTCTGGCCCTGTCTTACTCCTACCTCCCCACATGAGAAGTGACATTTCTTCTCCCTCCCACAGTGAGAGTCAGATGAGTAAACTCAGGTGGGAGCGGCCACAGAAGAATAGAGCTTGTCTGTAGAGTCACCTGCCTCTGCCCAcgccatttcttttttctgcatttaGAGCCCATCAGACTGTCAGCACTAGGAAAGCAGGCACCATATCTGTCTTATCACCACTCTGAGTGCTGCATCCCACAGGGTaggcactcaacaaacatttgttaaatattaattattaattatataattaattttaacaaattattaatTAAACAACTGGTTAGGTGAATTCATTTGAGTCCATTATCATTATCATATTAATGCAAGTAGAACAGGGGCCCTCAACTCTCCTAACAATTTTAGaatctgaggcacagaaaggtgaaATCACTTGCCACAAAGTCTCACAGGAATGGGGCTAGAGCCCAGGTTCTCTCCTGGTCTAAGTTTTTGTTGGTTTCTGTTGGTTTTGCTTCTGATGTTGGATTTGAATAGATCGCAATGAATTTCTAGGCAACCCTTAGGGATAGGCCATACCAAGGAACTACCCAGAGGTTTATTGATGTAAAGACACCAAAGGGccaaaaataaagaaaccagGGGTATGCTTATAGTAGAACTGGAGTCTTTGCCATGCCTCTTACTAAGGAATATGTTGACATAAGTTGGTCACCCCAGGAGGGTTATCTAGGAGGAGACCATCTGAGGAGTTGTCAGAGGGCAGGGAGCCCTGGGGAAGCAGTGACCACTGGGAGAGGTTCTCAACAGTTCTCCCCGTGGACGTGAGCAGAGaatttcctttgactccaagCACCATATCAGGAGGCCGATGGGGGCCAGCACTTCCTGGCCTCTCCTGGGGCAGACGGGGAGCAGATGCTGGAATCCTGACCCAGTGACTCACACATTGCCGCAGAGTTTTCTGCATGTAGAGGAAAGAGTTGGCAATGCTGCTGATTTTTCTCAAGATTTTGGGGTTTGGCTCCTGATGATCCTTGAACACCCTGTCCACGTAGAATGCCAGGAGGTTCCTGGTCACGCAGCACACATCTAAGGGCTACAAACACAAATTAGAGAAACACTAGAGGCCTCTTTTCTCATTATGTTGGAGACCAGGGCAGTCCATTTGGGTAGGGGCAGCAACACATGAGAGAACTAAAAGTCATTTTGGAAAAATTCGTAATAGTCTCAGAGTGTTCATCCTCTCTTATTCCCATCAAAGCTACTTATGACAAAAATAGTGAGAAGAGATTCCAGTTCTCCCCTTTTTTTGAATGGCCGAGAAATACATTTACTAAGGATGGGGCCCAGAATCCATCATAGGCTAATTCTCTCTACAGTATCCCTAACATGTCGTCACTAACTTCCACTGAAATCTTTCCAGGAACCGGTTGCCTCCTTTTTAAAAGGACTGATGGCTGAGCAGCTTTCTTGAAAAGAACTTCCCTACACTACAGGGGCTGAAGTTGCCTCTCTGTTATGTCTCCCATCTGCCAACATGCAAGGGCTGTTGCATGCCAGTCATCCTGCTAAGTATGCATTCCTCCAACTGTAATCACACTGCATTCATTCTGGCCACCTTACTCTGGGCCACACTGCTCATCTCTCCTGTAGTCTGTCCTTTTAAAACCAGAAAGATCATTGGAATGAGGCTGAGATTTGCAAGAGAGACCGACAGCTGCAGAAATGGGCATATTTGGGTAGGTCTGCAGCCTGCAGAGTGCAGATGTCCCAAAGAAATAGCCTCTAAATTCCCAGGCACAGCCCAGAGAAGTTGGCTAGACAGTTTCCTTCTAGAAGTTTGCTTGCCATCTGCCCTGAGAGCCAGTTACTCTGCAGAAGATTAACTGTTCAGTCTAAGCAGGGAGTGGTTAACGGTGGGACAGCACATCCATCTTCATTCAAGAAGCAAAGCCTCCTTGGCCCCAGTGTCAGCTTTTCCTAGATGGCAACACAAAAACCCTTCTCTTCCTTCAAGAAGCAAAGCCTCCTTGGCCCCAGTGTCAGCTTTTCCTAGATGGCAACACAAAAACCCTTCTCTTCCTTCACTATTGCTGATTCCCTTAACCAGAAGGGCAAAATGTTACACCCCTCTGCACTATGAAAGACTTGTGGTACTAGATAAAGGAACACTGCAGAAAAAAGGAAGGTGGGgttgagaaaggaagggaaggagagaggaagggaagggaagggaagggaagggaagggaagggaagggaacggaagggaagggaagggaagggaacggaagggaagggaagggaagggaaagggaagggaaagggaagggaccTGAATCCTTATTGACACCTTTTCTTATTCCACATGAGCTACTTCCCAACCTTGAGAGGAGAAAGAATCTGAAGATGCGGGCATATATTTGGGGGTCTGTTCCTAACTCTGCCACTAACTGGTCATGCTCCCTCCCAAGGTCTCACTGTCCTCATTTGAAAATGATGGTTTTGGAATAGATGGTCTTTTGGGTCCCTTCCATCTGTCATATCTTATGTGTCTATAATACAGTTGGCTAGAATATTATTTAGTAAGTGGCTACATCTCTTCACCACAAATAAATCACTGCTTAGAAGAATTAtgaagaggtgtgtgtgtgtctctctcacGTATGCAGAGAAACCTGAGAAAAAAGTAACACAATACAAATATACCTTACACTCTGTCATATAAAATCCTTCCCAAAACTGGATCTGTCTAGAATACTTCCCAGGACTGGAGGAGCTCACTTTTAAAGGAATCTCTCATgggcctttttgtaaaatcaatGATCACCTGGTAAGCCAGCTATTTCGTAACATACTTTCATCACCTCCTGTCTAGATGGTTGGGCAGATCTTGTCACTGGCTTTCCTGCCTCACGTTGTCCATTGTAAGAACAGCACCGGATTGTCTTTCTAAAACAATTTATGGTCATATAACTTTGGGCTCAAAAATCTCATTGACTCTCTATTGctgctattattttcttttattcttttataccTCCATGGGGCCTTCCAAAATTACCCCTAAGCCACAGAAATCCTAATCCCCTCTGAGCACTGGGAACCCCCAGTCACTCTCTAGGAAGTGGCACTTCTTTAATTCCTCCCAGGGGTTCCAAGTCCTTGGGACACTAGCATGCCCTAACacacattcttttattctttttgggtGTCTCAATCtggcacccaggttggagtgcagtgacacaatcatggctcactgcagccttgacctcccaggatcaagcaatcctcccatctcagccgcccaagtagctgggactacagttgcatgccactatgccctgctaattgttttgttttgttttgttttgtagagatgaggtcgtgctatgttgctcaggctggtctcaagctcctgacctcaagcaatcctacccccctcagcctcccaaaatgctgaaattacaggcataagccactgcccccagcctattGCCTATATTATAAGCCTGAGGCTCAGCCTGGCTCCAGGGATCTTTATAAAATGACTCCAGGGTATTTTTTCACCTCATCTCTCACCACTCACTTGTATGTCCTTCGGGTCACAAACCTGGTCACCTCTATATCCGACCTTCACTGATCTTACACCCATTCTCTTATCCTGCCCAAATACCTTCCTCCCTCTTATCCACTGATCTACAACCTCCTCGGGTTTTAAGTCACTGTTTGTTTTCTTAGCTACCTCCATGGGACCTTCCAAAATTACCCCCAAGCCACAGAAATCCTGTCCCCTCTGAGCACTTGGCACCCCCAATCACTCTCTAGGAAGCGGCACTTCTTTAATTCCTCCCAGGGGTTACATGTCCCTGGGACACTAGCGTGCCCTAATACATCATCTGACAAAGAAGCCTGGTGCATTTAGAGTACAGTAGAGATTAGGAAAGAGAAGGGGACAAGGTAGGGATTTCTTTCTCAGCCCAGAGCCATTTAGACATGAAGataaaaatactggaaaaagCAGACACAGGCCAATACCTTAATGATCTGCAGAGTCTCCAATGTGGACAGGATAGTGACATTTGGGAAGGTGTCCTTAGCTTGCTGTGGAGGGAAACATAAGAACAGACATAAGCAATC
This window contains:
- the IL19 gene encoding interleukin-19 isoform X2 produces the protein MKLQSVSLWLLGTILILCSVDNHGLRRCLISTDMHHIEESFQEIKRAIQAKDTFPNVTILSTLETLQIIKPLDVCCVTRNLLAFYVDRVFKDHQEPNPKILRKISSIANSFLYMQKTLRQCQEQRQCHCRQEATNVTRVIHDNYDQLEVRAAAIKSLGELDVFLAWIDKNHEVTSSA
- the IL19 gene encoding interleukin-19 isoform X3 produces the protein MKLQSVSLWLLGTILILCSVDNHGLRRCLISTDMHHIEESFQEIKRAIQAKDTFPNVTILSTLETLQIIKPLDVCCVTRNLLAFYVDRVFKDHQEPNPKILRKISSIANSFLYMQKTLRQCEQRQCHCRQEATNVTRVIHDNYDQLEVRAAAIKSLGELDVFLAWIDKNHEVTSSA
- the IL19 gene encoding interleukin-19 isoform X1; the encoded protein is MKLQSVSLWLLGTILILCSVDNHGLRRCLISTDMHHIEESFQEIKRAIQAKDTFPNVTILSTLETLQIIKPLDVCCVTRNLLAFYVDRVFKDHQEPNPKILRKISSIANSFLYMQKTLRQCVSHWVRIPASAPRLPQERPGSAGPHRPPDMVLGVKGNSLLTSTGRTVENLSQWSLLPQGSLPSDNSSDGLLLDNPPGVTNLCQHIP